The Primulina eburnea isolate SZY01 chromosome 13, ASM2296580v1, whole genome shotgun sequence genome includes a region encoding these proteins:
- the LOC140809506 gene encoding ubiquitin carboxyl-terminal hydrolase 4-like, with translation MLDGVTLTMGVTGSKLEKALGDQFPEGERYFGLENFGNTCYCNSVLQALYFCAPFREQLLEHSSNNKTSEADENLLTCLAELYSQISSQKKKTGVIAPKRFVQRVRKENDLFRGYMHQDAHEFLNFLLNELVDTLEKESQKVPSIQHTSSVEGLANGLSNGPINGVKKEPLVTWVHKIFQGTLTNETKCLRCETVTARDETFLDLSLDIEQNSSITSCLKNFSSTETLNAEDKFFCDKCCSLQEAQKRMKIKKPPHILVIHLKRFKYMEQLNRHKKLSYRVVFPLELKLTCTMDDADSEYSLFAVVVHVGSGPNHGHYVSLVKSHNHWLHFDDETVEMIEESAIQTYFGSANEYAPNIDHGYILFYESMAADDNKS, from the exons ATGCTGGATGGTGTCACACTTACGATGGGTGTGACGGGTTCCAAGTTAGAGAAGGCTTTGGGCGATCAGTTTCCCGAGGGAGAGCGGTATTTCGGGTTGGAGAATTTCGGAAACACTTGCTATTGCAACAGCGTGCTCCAG GCTCTTTATTTCTGTGCCCCATTTCGTGAACAACTGTTGGAACATTCTTCAAATAACAAAACAAGCGAAGCAGATGAAAATCTCTTGACTTGTCTTGCAGAGCTGTACTCACAG ATAAGTTCACAGAAGAAGAAAACTGGTGTAATAGCTCCAAAACGCTTTGTACAGagagtaagaaaagaaaatgaCCTTTTCCGAGGATACATGCATCAG GACGCCCATGAATTTTTGAACTTTTTGTTGAATGAACTTGTCGACACTCTGGAGAAAGAGTCTCAAAAGGTGCCAAGTATTCAGCATACTTCTTCTGTTGAGGGTCTTGCAAATGGGCTAAGCAACGGCCCCATAAATGGTGTTAAGAAGGAACCATTAGTGACCTGGGTGCATAAAATTTTTCAG GGTACTCTTACCAATGAGACAAAATGTTTAAGGTGTGAGACTGTTACAGCAAGGGATGAGACATTCTTAGATCTAAGCCTTGATATTGAACAAAACAGTTCAATTACTAGCTGCCTCAAGAACTTCAGCTCCACTGAAACCCTGAATGCCGAAGATAAATTCTTCTGTGATAAGTGCTGCAG TCTGCAAGAAGcacagaagaggatgaagataaAGAAACCTCCACATATCCTTGTCATTCATCTCAAGCGATTCAAGTACATGGAGCAGCTAAACCGGCACAAGAAGTTATCCTATCGCGTAGTGTTCCCTTTGGAACTAAAACTCACCTGCACCATGGATGACGCTGACTCAGAGTACTCATTATTTGCCGTGGTGGTACACGTGGGGAGTGGGCCTAATCATGGGCATTATGTCAGTCTCGTCAAAAGTCACAACCACTGGCTGCACTTTGATGATGAAACTGTGGAGATGATTGAGGAGTCGGCTATCCAGACGTACTTCGGATCAGCTAACGAGTATGCGCCCAATATAGATCATGGATACATTCTCTTCTACGAGAGCATGGCTGCTGATGATAACAAGAGCTGA